The window TATCAAAGCTTTATTTGATAAGGAAAAGGAAGAAGCAGAGGGCGCAACAATTAACATTGATGAGTTCCGAAAAAAGTATTGCGGAGGTAAAGGTCAAGAGTGGGTAAGGTTGTATGTTTTCGATAAGTTTAAAAAGGAAATTGATTTCGAAAATGGTGGTTTTGTAGTTAACCCACACAACGGCAAGAAAACAATCATTTTTAGAAAAGACGCTAAAAAGTGGATTGAAGAAAACTATCACCGCATTGATTGGAATGCAAGTATTAAGAAAGATTTTGGGAGGTAGAAAAATGATAAAGGTTACAACGGGCGATGTAATTAGACAATTGGTATCAAGAGGCGTATTCGAGTGGAAGAAAGATGCTGAATATCAGATTGGCATCAAAGATGAACAGATTGTTGTTAACAAAGATGGATCGGCTGAAATTGCCTATCTAGGTAACACCTTAGAAAGTGTTATTCAGTTAGCCGATATGTTTAAAAAGGTAGGTACTAAGGAACAGCAAGAGCAAATTAACGCAGCACTTACAGATTTAGTAACGATTGGAGATCGCTGGAATGAAGCGTAAGAAGACAGATTGGCTGGTTGCAATTGTGTGTTCAGAAGTAATTGCAGCAGGGGTTATATGTATCACTATGTTGGGCTATTACTTCTGGAGAATATTCCTTTAAAGGAGGTGGGATAGATGACATTAGAAGCAAGATTAATCAGCAATAGCAACGCATTTTTTGCTAGACAAGATAAGTCACCACTAGATGTTGATGAGTACCAGAAACAATTCGAAATTGCTTTAATGCAACAAAAAAAGCCGTTACCGACTGCAAATCAGTAACGACTAATCAAAGGTTTTATAAATTAAATTACTAAGGAGTATTTTACCACAATGGTCGAAATTATGACACCCGTACAAGCTGCCACTTATAGAGAGCAGCGATTGAAAAAAGAACAAAGAAATTTAGCAAAACAAGGTATTAGTTCAGCAATGGAAGGCAAAAGCCTTGTAACCATTGGTGATGCAAATCAGGATTATTTAAGTTTTAAACATTTCGTTACAGCTCAAATTTTTAGATTGGGTATCGATACTTATATGGGTCTTACAGGTTGGGACGACAAAAGAGAATTAATTGAAGAGCTTGCCAGTGTAGAAGATCCCAATGATGATCTTTGGAAAGAGGATGTACTAGATTATTTTGACGGATTTGAGGGGAACTACTGATGAAAGAAATTTCAACAAAATTAGATGAAACTAGTCCTGATTATAAAGTTAAATTTACTCCAGCCTCAATTGAGTTTGACGATTATGGAAAGCTTAAAGAAGAGACAGATGAAATATATAAGAGATATAACGGCTATGTTGTTGTTCCTGAAAATCTAAAAGGGGATAGAGCAATTGCTGCTGATTTAAATAAAAAAGCTAAGGCTTTAAAGGCTGCTAAAAGTACTGTTAGAAAGCAAGCATTAAAACCCTTAGATGAGTTCAATGAGCAGATGGACGCCTTAATTGATGAGATTACAGATGTTTCTGGTCAAATTCATCAAGGATTGAAGGACTATAGAGAGCAAGGTATTAAGTTAAGACACGAAGCTAATATTAAGCACATCGACAAAATGGCTGAAAAGTTTGGTCTTACTCATGAAGATATAGCCTATGACGCTAAATGGGATAACAAGTCTAATAACTGGAAGAAGATTGAAGAAAACATCAATCAACTTTTAGAAAAGGCAGCACAAGAACGTGATTTCAAAAATGAAAAAATCACTTTAATTACAGAAGCTGCTGAAAAAGAGCAAATTTTACCAGATAGTTATATCAATTTGATTGATGATCTAACTATTTCTGAAATATTAGCTCGAATTAAGAATGATGGAAAACGTCAAAGAGAACTAAGTTTAAAAAAAGATGAGCCTATCAAGCAACAAGTTAAAGGCAATTCAGTAATTGATACGACTACTGGAGAAGTAGTTGGCGAAACAAAAGTTGCTTATCTAAAAATTACTGGATCAGATGAACAGATGAAAAAGTTAGTCGAATTTATAAAAAGTCAAGGATTAAAAGTAGAACCAATTGAGAGGTAATAAAGATGGAGTTTGTCGGAGAAGTAAAAGATCGTGCAAGTTGGGCATTACACTTCGCACAAGTTAAAGCTAATATCAAACAACCACAAAGAAGTCATAAGGTTCAAGTATCAGGAAAAACTAAAACTGGTAAGCCTTATACGTATGAATACAAGTATGCAGACTTAGCAGACGTTGATAAATCAGTTATGGAAGCCACTAAAAAAGTTGTTGATGATAAAGGCAATGTACAGTTTACTTACTTTTTTGATGTTAACAACACGGATCAAGGTGTAGATGTACAAACCATTCTAGTAGATGTATCTGGCTTTTATGCTGTCACAAATAAAGTTTGGTTTAAAAACTTTAATGTGGGAGACGCACAGAAAACAGCTAGCTTAATCAGTTATGCTAAGCGTTATTCCTTAAGTGCAGCTTTTGGAATTGCTAGTGAAGATGACGATGATGCGCAGGACGTAAAAAATATTGAAGAGCCTAAAGTCTTATCTAAACAAGAGTTAGATAATTACACGGTTTACTATAACGGAATTAAAGCTAATCTAGCTGAATTATATCAAGAAGCTGTAGATGGAATTGCTGATGCTCAAGATTGGATTAGAGGATCACATACTCCGCAGGACGCCCAAGCCATTTATCAGTTAAATCAAAGTTACAAACGGCGTGAAAAAGATAAGCAAGAGGCTTTAAAGAAAGCCGAAGAGGAAGCTAAAAAAGAAGAAAAATTAAGAGAAGCACAGCGAAGTGAAGAGAAGCCAAAACAAGAAGATGTATCCAATTTATTCGGAACATTACCTGCTGACGGGGAATACATCAAATAGGAGGTCAAAATGGGTAGAAGAATGTACAGCGATAAGATTGTTGAAACTGATAAATTCTTAGATATGCCCGTATCTAGTCAAAATCTATATTGGCACTTATGTATGCACGCAGATGATGATGGATTTTTAGGAAATCCTAAAACTATAGTTAGATCAATTGGTGCACAACAAGACGATTTAAAAATTCTAGTTGAAAAGGGATACGTAATTGTATTTGAAGATGGAGTAATTGCTATAACAGACTGGTTCGTTCATAACTACATTCCTAAAGATCGCTATCATGAAACAGTTTATAAAGAAGATAAAAAACAACTTGAGCTGTCCGAAACCAAGCAATACCGCCTTGTTACAAGAAAGCCGATTGTTCAGGATACAAAAAGTAAACAAGTTGTAGACAACATGGATACATCTTGTATACAAGATGATAACAAAGTGTATACCGAAGATAAGTTAAGTAAAGATAAGTTAAGTAAAGATAATAATATATATAAATTGTCGAGTTCAGAGAACATCGACACCGATCCAGAACAAAAATCTCAAAAAATACCTTACGAAAAAATTATCGATTACTTAAACAGAAAGACTAATTCACATTATCGTCCAACTTCTAAAGCTACTAGGCGACTAATTAAAGCTAGATACAACGAGGGCTTTACTGATATTGACTTTAAGTCTGTTATAGACAAGAAGTGTGCTGAATGGCTACAAGATGGCAACATGGTTCAGTACTTAAGACCAGAAACTCTTTTTGGAACTAAGTTTGAAGCATATCTAAATCAGCCAGATACAGGACCTATTCCACGAAACAATTTTAGAAATAAGCCAGTTCGAAGGGCTACAAACTGGGATAAGGTTCAGCAACAACAATCGCAAACAACACTACAAATGACGCGAGAAGAACGTAACGCAATTTTCAGAGAGTACGGGAGGTAACCACCATGCAAAATAGGCTAAAGAAATTGAGATTGGAAAAGAGATTAACTCTTGCCGATATACAAGCTAAAACCAACATTGATTTTAGAATTTTAGAAAATTTCGAAAAAGGATTGGAAAATGGAATACATAACTCTTTAGCAATTTGGCAAAAGTTGGCTAACTTTTTAGAAGTTCCAATTGAGTACCTAATGGGATTAAACGACGATAGCAAGACATTAACTGTTAACGACTTGAACCCAGCCAAAGAAGATGCTTACGAGCGTATTACGGATATGCTATGCGAAGATGAGGACGATGAAGATGAATAACGAATTAATCAAAGTAACGGTCAAGAATGACCAGCAACTAGTTAGTGCTAGAGATTTATATAAGGGATTAGGTATCAAGCGAAGATTTTCCGCTTGGTGGGAACAGAACAGCAATGACTTTAAAGAAAATAGTGATTTCCAACGTGTACTTATAAGTACACCTAGAGAAAACCGCGGTAGCATTGAGCTTCAGGACTATGCACTCACAATTGATATGGCTAAGCAGCTGTGTCTTTTGAGCCGTACCTCAAAGGGCAAGGAATATCGAGAATACTTAATCGAAGTTGAAAAGAAGTGGAATAATCCGGACATGATTATGCAACGCGCCTTAACTATCGCTAACAATCGGGTGAAGTTGCTGGAAACTGAAAAGAGAGAACTAAAAGAAACAAATGCTAGACAAGCAGCTAAGATTGCTAAAGATGCTGACGATGTGGTTTTTGCCAAGGCTATTAGATATAGCCATCATGCAATCCCTGTTGGCGAATTAGCTGAAATTTTAACTCAAAACGGTTTTGTGATTGGAAGAAATCAACTATTCCAATTACTTAGAGAAGAAAAATATCTTTCAAGTTTTAATCATAGCTGGAACGTGCCAATGACACAGATGGTTAAAAGAGGTCTGTTTAGAATTACACATAATTTGACCAGAGATGGCAGAGGATATTCTCAAACATGGGTAACACCTAAAGGTCAGAAATACATTATTAACAAAGCGCTAAGAGGAAAATTTGATGATATTTATCAAAAAGTTATGGTATCAACCTTGAACGTTTAGAAAGGACTAGCACGATGAACGAAATTGAAAATATTAAAGCCGGTTTGACTTATCTTTTAGATATTAACGATTTGAAGAACAATGTAACGGTAACCAAAGATGGCAAGTCGCATTCTATGAATGTGAAAGATTTGAAAGAAGCAAATTATGATGTTCTTTTACAAATTGCTGAATTATTAGGTATGGATGTTAATAACTAGGAGAACAGAATGCTTGAAGAAAATCACGATTTAGAGAAAATCATCGAAGATGCTAAACAATATCGCTGGTACTCAGTTCCTGATATGTACGTGGTTGAGATCTTAGACACAACAGGTCGCTCAGCTGGATATGCCAAGTCGATATTTATCGACAAGAAAGAGGCAGCAAAAGTTGCTAAGAAGCTCCATGGAGTAGTAAGGCAGGTAAGTCAAAATGAGTAAAACCCAGCTAAAACCAAAGTGGTATGCAATGTATAGAGGTGACACATTCATTGATCTTGGTACAGCAGATTATTTAGCTGAAAAGTATCACAAAAAGAAACAATCTCTGTTGTACTTGTCGAAACCTGCATATCACAGAAACGCATCGAAAAATAGTCAAAGATTAACACTGTACAAAATGGAGGATTAACAATGGAAATTATTGATAATCGCACAAAGAAAGAAGAGTGGCGCTTGGGTGATGTACTTGTATCTGGGAGCGCTCAATTAACAGGCTTAATTGTAAAAGATAACAATGGAAAATATTGCTTAATAGATATTACTCCTGACGAATCTGGAAACTACAGCACCATGGAAGGTTGTTACTATGGCGATAGTTGTGAAAATTTAGCAGAACTTTATTGCAAAATGGGTCCCAATTGGCACAAAGTAAACGCAAAGCTGGTGATCGAATGACAGTAGCAACTAGAGAAAAATGTCCATATTGTCAGGGCGTAAAAAGAATTAGAGATGATCTAGTTCATTATACTTTCAGACATATTTTGCAAATTCAAAATGGTGATGAATTATGGTCAATAGTAATTACCAATAAGAACGAATATAGAACCATGGCTTATATTGAATACTGTCCTAAATGCGGGAGGAAACTATGAAAAAAATTAAAGTAGAAAAAGATAGTGTAGAAGAGAGTTATCGTTGGGCTTATGGCTGGCGAGTGGTAGATGGGAAGTGTTCTCCACCTGCAAGGAACTTCCCTTTACCAGATTTTGTTCAAGCAAGAATTGATTGGCTATCTGATGAAGTGAAACGTGGCGGCTTAACTTTTCAAGGTGCTTTCAGAATTTTGTTGGATATTGATGATGAAAAGGCCCTGAAAGAGGACTGGGAACTTGGAGCTGCAAGTGACTATATGCCAGTTAGCGATAAGTATCGAGAATGGTTGCAAGATCCAATTCTTCACGATATTAGACAAGTTGCAGTTATGGTGGGGTTCATTTATGCCTGATTGGGTTTTTGCAGCAGCATTCTTAATTCTGCTAGCTATAGTAATTTTGGTAGTAGGAGCGATGTAAATATGATTTTTAAATTGGAAGAAGATTTACCTTTTGATATACAGGGAAATTTAAATGAATACTGGTTAAATATCTTGGAAAGGAATAATTTCAAAGTAATTGAAATTAATAAAAAAACACGTGAACTTGAGTACCGAATAGAACTTATGAGTCTTGATGATCTACGGAAATTACAGAAAAAAATCGGATTAAACTTGACAATTTCGTTTGAAGACGATGAAGGCACAAACGAAGTTGATGGGATTATTACAATTTAGGAAATTAAGTATATGAGAGTTAACTTTACGATTGAAGGACCGCCGATTGGTAAGGCAAGACCGAGAGTTACTAGGACGGTAACTTACACGCCAGCTAAGACTGCACGATATGAGGATTTAGTCAGGTATACAGCGATTAATAGTTTCAAAGGAATATTTGATAAAGATGAACCTTTAGACGTTAAGATCATGGCATATTTTGAAGTACCGAAGAGTTTAAGCAAGAAACGTAAGGCTTTATGTTTAGCTAACCAAGAACTGCCAACTAAGAAGCCTGATGCTGATAACGTGGGCAAAATCATCATGGACGGCATGAACCCAAAGATGAGGCGTGATAAACGACTTCACAAAATGGTTGAAGTTATGAGAGGTGTTTATCATGACGACAAGCAAGTAACAACCTTGTTAGTCAAAAAGAGGTATGCCGAGCGTGCAAGAGTTGACGTGAGGATTAAGAGAGATATGGGTGATTAGATGCAAAAAATTGATTTGAGTCTGGTAAGTAAATTTGTAGATGCAAGCATCGCTAACGATAAGAGATTGGCTTTGAAGTTAGCAAAAAAGATTGCTGAACAGCATAACTGTTCTTTGAGTTTTGAACTTGACACTTTAGACTGGAGCGCAAATTGGTTGAAAAGTGATGAAAGAGTGACTACTCAATCTATGGTTCGGGAGCTGAGAAAGTATGAAGCATAGTGCAGAATTAATCAGTATAGCAGGGATGCTAATTTGCT of the Lactobacillus gasseri ATCC 33323 = JCM 1131 genome contains:
- a CDS encoding conserved phage C-terminal domain-containing protein — encoded protein: MGRRMYSDKIVETDKFLDMPVSSQNLYWHLCMHADDDGFLGNPKTIVRSIGAQQDDLKILVEKGYVIVFEDGVIAITDWFVHNYIPKDRYHETVYKEDKKQLELSETKQYRLVTRKPIVQDTKSKQVVDNMDTSCIQDDNKVYTEDKLSKDKLSKDNNIYKLSSSENIDTDPEQKSQKIPYEKIIDYLNRKTNSHYRPTSKATRRLIKARYNEGFTDIDFKSVIDKKCAEWLQDGNMVQYLRPETLFGTKFEAYLNQPDTGPIPRNNFRNKPVRRATNWDKVQQQQSQTTLQMTREERNAIFREYGR
- a CDS encoding DUF1351 domain-containing protein, encoding MKEISTKLDETSPDYKVKFTPASIEFDDYGKLKEETDEIYKRYNGYVVVPENLKGDRAIAADLNKKAKALKAAKSTVRKQALKPLDEFNEQMDALIDEITDVSGQIHQGLKDYREQGIKLRHEANIKHIDKMAEKFGLTHEDIAYDAKWDNKSNNWKKIEENINQLLEKAAQERDFKNEKITLITEAAEKEQILPDSYINLIDDLTISEILARIKNDGKRQRELSLKKDEPIKQQVKGNSVIDTTTGEVVGETKVAYLKITGSDEQMKKLVEFIKSQGLKVEPIER
- a CDS encoding DUF771 domain-containing protein, whose product is MPELINKDALIVIFKPIIKALFDKEKEEAEGATINIDEFRKKYCGGKGQEWVRLYVFDKFKKEIDFENGGFVVNPHNGKKTIIFRKDAKKWIEENYHRIDWNASIKKDFGR
- a CDS encoding ERF family protein; its protein translation is MEFVGEVKDRASWALHFAQVKANIKQPQRSHKVQVSGKTKTGKPYTYEYKYADLADVDKSVMEATKKVVDDKGNVQFTYFFDVNNTDQGVDVQTILVDVSGFYAVTNKVWFKNFNVGDAQKTASLISYAKRYSLSAAFGIASEDDDDAQDVKNIEEPKVLSKQELDNYTVYYNGIKANLAELYQEAVDGIADAQDWIRGSHTPQDAQAIYQLNQSYKRREKDKQEALKKAEEEAKKEEKLREAQRSEEKPKQEDVSNLFGTLPADGEYIK
- a CDS encoding helix-turn-helix domain-containing protein, whose product is MQNRLKKLRLEKRLTLADIQAKTNIDFRILENFEKGLENGIHNSLAIWQKLANFLEVPIEYLMGLNDDSKTLTVNDLNPAKEDAYERITDMLCEDEDDEDE
- a CDS encoding antA/AntB antirepressor family protein; translated protein: MNNELIKVTVKNDQQLVSARDLYKGLGIKRRFSAWWEQNSNDFKENSDFQRVLISTPRENRGSIELQDYALTIDMAKQLCLLSRTSKGKEYREYLIEVEKKWNNPDMIMQRALTIANNRVKLLETEKRELKETNARQAAKIAKDADDVVFAKAIRYSHHAIPVGELAEILTQNGFVIGRNQLFQLLREEKYLSSFNHSWNVPMTQMVKRGLFRITHNLTRDGRGYSQTWVTPKGQKYIINKALRGKFDDIYQKVMVSTLNV
- a CDS encoding RusA family crossover junction endodeoxyribonuclease, producing MRVNFTIEGPPIGKARPRVTRTVTYTPAKTARYEDLVRYTAINSFKGIFDKDEPLDVKIMAYFEVPKSLSKKRKALCLANQELPTKKPDADNVGKIIMDGMNPKMRRDKRLHKMVEVMRGVYHDDKQVTTLLVKKRYAERARVDVRIKRDMGD